Proteins encoded within one genomic window of Rhododendron vialii isolate Sample 1 chromosome 1a, ASM3025357v1:
- the LOC131327177 gene encoding uncharacterized protein LOC131327177, whose protein sequence is MATAFTWYINLPPNSIQTWVQLEKMFHQQFYRCKIPLPKAEYVRLALNGLDFEFKKKYHGIEFRDLFELSVKASRYEKLLEEEKDRKAASKGTYYQDPNYDVATVEIEASVDVDVAEIVNRKPYLLADKLLKLPFGHKIPALDELKGKEYCKYHNSWSHSTNNCFVFRNDIQDKIDRGEFKFPEKDKQAMRVDGNPFPSGLSANMVSVNMRSMPRTAPRPKVSLGAPSRVAFKP, encoded by the exons ATGGCAACGGCCTTCACCTGGTATATCAATCTGCCACCAAATTCTATCCAGACCTGGGTTCAGCTCGAGAAGATGTTTCACCAGCAGTTTTATAGG TGTAAGATTCCTTTGCCCAAGGCCGAATATGTGCGTTTAGCGCTGAACGGCCTGGACTTTGAGTTCAAGAAGAAGTATCATGGTATAGAATTTCGAGACCTGTTCGAACTGTCTGTAAAGGCCTCACGTTACGAAAAGCTCTTAGAAGAGGAGAAGGACAGAAAGGCAGCTTCCAAGGGGACATATTATCAGGACCCTAATTATGATGTTGCCACGGTTGAGATAGAGGCTAGTGTGGATGTTGATGTAGCTGAGATCGTCAATAGAAAGCCTTAC CTCTTGGCGGACAAATTGTTGAAATTGCCCTTTGGCCACAAAATCCCAGCATTGGATGAGCTAAAGGGCAAAGAATACTGTAAGTATCATAATTCTTGGAGTCATTCAACGAATAATTGCTTTGTGTTTAGAAATGACATTCAAGACAAGATTGATCGGGGAGAATTTAAGTTTCCCGAAAAGGACAAGCAAGCCATGAGAGTCGATGGTAACCCATTTCCTTCAGGCTTAAGCGCAAATATGGTGTCGGTGAATATGAGGTCCATGCCCAGGACTGCACCTAGACCTAAAGTAAGCCTGGGGGCACCTTCTAGAGTGGCATTCAAGCCTTGA